The genomic stretch CAAGGTCTCCGGGCGGCCGCATCGGCCGCCCGGCCGCGCTCAGGCCGCGGTCATCACCTGGTCGGCGCCCAGCGGGCGGTGCGGGGCGATGATCTGGCCGTCGGGCAGGAGCTCACCGGTGTCCTCGAAGAGCAGAACGCCGTTGCACAGCAGGCTCCAGCCCTGTTCCGGGTGGTGCGCCACGAGGCGCGCCGATTCCCGGTCGGCGGAGTCTGCGGAGGGACACGGTGGCTGGTGCTGGCACATGGGTGGGATCTTTCGCTCTGTCGTGATGTTCATGGCCGCCCCCGTTGCGACAAGTGGTTCGAACCCAGTGTTGCCCCACGGGCGTCGATCCGCAGGGATTTCGGTGCACCGCTTCTCACAGGTTCATGACGCATCACTCGCGCGGACGGTTCAGTCCAACTGCACTGTCCTTTCGGGTGGTTCGCAGTGGCCGGAGCGGACTAGTCCATGCAGGTCGGAAGCTCTGTGGAGCGTTGTCGCGCTCGTACGAGCGGGGCGGCGCCGCAGACAGCGCCGTACCCCGCGACCGGCGTGGCGGCGGCGGGGTACGGGGAGCGTGGGACGGCGGCTCAGGCGGGTGAGCCGAGCAGCGGCGCCGGGGTCACGCGGTGGGTGAGCACCGGGAGCAGATCGGCGGCCTGGTGCGGCCGGTGGGCCGCGATGCCGGGAGGCGCCGGGGCCAGCGGGACCAGCAGGTCCGTGGGCTCAGGGTGTCCGGCGGAGGCGTCGGCGGCGGGGTCGCCGTGCAGCCAGAGCGTGAGCATGTACAGGCCGGGGACGGACAGCAGCCGGGGCTGGAACGGCTGCTGCATCGTCTCGGCCTGGCGCAGCGCTTGCTCGGTGGACGTGATGTAGGGCCCCTCGAAGAAGTGCGAGAAGGCCCAGCCGTCCGGGGTCAGGCGGGTCTCGGCGGCGGCCACGGCGCGGTCGCCGCAGCGGATCAGGAACCGCCATCCGGCGAGCCGGGTGACGGAGGGTCCGGTGGCGGAGGGTCCGGTGGCCGTGATGCCGTCCAGGACGTGCACCGGCAACGGCAGTTCCGGAGTGGCGGGTCCCTGGGCGGCGCGCAGGGAGGGCGTTCGGGCCTCGCGGACCGCGGTGGGAGACCCCAGGGCGGCGAGGACGGAGCGAAGTGCGGGCGCGGGAGCCGGGGGGACATGCAGCGGCATGGTGGGTCGCCTCTCATGAGACGGGCACGGTGGCGCGAGGG from Streptomyces davaonensis JCM 4913 encodes the following:
- a CDS encoding DUF5999 family protein is translated as MCQHQPPCPSADSADRESARLVAHHPEQGWSLLCNGVLLFEDTGELLPDGQIIAPHRPLGADQVMTAA